A single genomic interval of Megalobrama amblycephala isolate DHTTF-2021 linkage group LG15, ASM1881202v1, whole genome shotgun sequence harbors:
- the dnajb9a gene encoding dnaJ homolog subfamily B member 9a, producing MATAQSTLMFAVCILVITELILARKDYYDILGVPKDASDRQIKKAFHKLAMKYHPDKNKSPDAETKFREIAEAYETLSDEKRRREYDQLGDNAFSNEDMNAGQRFHHSFDFNFNDMFRDFDIYSQNRHARPKRHFEEHFKAHQQAHNRHKRHFQGTFGTGAFEDMFEDMEKMFTFDRHIKRTENRFQGTTKQHCRTVTQRRGNMVTTYTDCTSS from the exons ATGGCCACGGCACAGTCAACACTGATGTTCGCAGTGTGCATCCTGGTGATAACAGAACTCATACTGGCCAGAAAGGACTACTATGACATCCTCGGTGTGCCAAAAGATGCTTCCGATCGTCAGATCAAAAAAGCTTTTCACAAGCTTGCCATGAAATATCACCCAGACAAGAACAAGAGCCCCGATGCGGAAACCAAATTTCGAGAGATTGCAGAAG CATATGAAACCCTGTCGGATGAGAAAAGAAGGCGAGAGTATGACCAATTAGGAGACAATGCGTTCAGCAATGAAGACATGAACGCAGGGCAGCGTTTTCATCATTCCTTTGATTTCAACTTCAACGACATGTTCAGAGACTTCGACATCTATAGCCAAAACAGACACGCTCGGCCAAAACGGCACTTTGAAGAGCACTTCAAGGCCCACCAGCAAGCACACAACCGCCACAAGAGACACTTCCAGGGTACTTTCGGTACCGGAGCCTTCGAGGACATGTTTGAAGATATGGagaagatgtttacatttgaccGACACATAAAAAGGACAGAGAACAGGTTTCAGGGCACAACCAAACAACACTGCAGAACGGTGACCCAGCGAAGAGGAAACATGGTCACCACCTACACGGACTGCACCTCCTCCTAA